The following proteins are encoded in a genomic region of Aquifex aeolicus VF5:
- a CDS encoding sensor domain-containing protein — MEGRNYDLNSLRKLADFIEKDVEHVELIRQVLKDEELKEVARRFAEYLKSYRDFKGKEKEVEEVVYKHLRGLIDLKEGLKEREELANFISKFNVTPEEVVAEHGKLFELIREKLKDKFSPEQLNEICLSLAKITLIHISLLIDQMRKKGTETLRLLLDNLPDVVVVLDSNFKINFINKTGEEKLKFKREEVVGKPFTELLPERYRGVYRLLCELCKMKGSGTLPEVVYLGNPKLAILKPFEVSYQTLSVNGETFFIIDLRDVSEEVKKERERQRISRLYSLFTHLIKIIFEETEKEEIFRKIADFLVDEENFTYAEITLDGHTIIKKGKMGEYSVCFKLKSKEKYYLTLSKEEEFYPAEVQLIINFLEELSTAIDAITAHEKLEKIEFFDKLTRLPTRIFFVKALSDRLSIAAQERKKVVVVVLDIDNFTAINTLYGTEVGDKVLIEVADSLRDSVRIGDILARLGADTFGVALTCADVPVAVNSFLARLNKLFSKPVIVNGKEIQVTFSIGISVFPDDGNEAEKLLGYALQAMFEAKKLGGNRVVYYSSKEFPKIEEIITKKKELLEAIKKDEFILFYQPKIDLKEKKIVGCEALIRWKKGDKLVPPYEFIPLLEETGLMNEVGLIVLEKACRQLKEWHKKGIEIEIAINISPAQFRSGEFLQSFLKDLEGYTELLYYLGVEVTETALVENVSVATLFLKSLSELGIRVYIDDFGTGYSSILHLKQLPVSALKIDVEFVKDMDVNERDYEIVKGVINLAHSLGLKTVAEGVEKEIHEKMLMELSCDYAQGYYYSPPLPPEEFEEFFRKFNGLK; from the coding sequence GTGGAGGGGAGAAACTACGACTTAAATTCTTTAAGAAAGCTTGCGGACTTTATTGAGAAAGATGTAGAACACGTAGAGCTTATAAGACAAGTTTTAAAAGACGAGGAATTAAAAGAAGTTGCCCGGCGGTTTGCGGAGTACTTAAAAAGTTACAGAGATTTTAAGGGAAAAGAGAAAGAAGTAGAGGAAGTAGTTTATAAACACTTAAGGGGATTAATAGACTTAAAAGAAGGACTAAAAGAAAGGGAAGAACTCGCAAATTTTATTTCAAAATTTAACGTAACTCCAGAAGAAGTCGTGGCTGAACACGGGAAACTCTTTGAACTCATAAGGGAAAAACTGAAAGATAAATTTTCCCCAGAGCAGTTAAACGAGATATGCCTATCTTTAGCCAAAATCACCTTAATACACATATCCCTGCTTATAGATCAAATGAGAAAGAAGGGAACGGAAACGTTAAGACTACTCCTCGATAACCTTCCCGATGTAGTTGTCGTTCTTGACAGTAATTTCAAGATAAACTTTATAAACAAAACCGGGGAGGAAAAACTAAAATTCAAAAGGGAAGAGGTCGTAGGAAAGCCTTTCACTGAACTCCTTCCCGAACGTTACAGGGGAGTTTACAGACTCCTGTGTGAACTGTGTAAAATGAAAGGAAGCGGAACACTTCCCGAAGTCGTTTACTTGGGAAATCCAAAGCTGGCGATACTAAAACCCTTTGAAGTCTCCTACCAGACGCTGAGCGTAAACGGGGAAACCTTTTTCATAATAGACCTGAGGGATGTTTCGGAAGAAGTTAAAAAAGAAAGAGAAAGGCAGAGGATAAGCAGACTTTACTCGCTATTTACACATCTTATAAAAATAATCTTTGAGGAAACGGAAAAGGAAGAAATATTTAGAAAGATAGCAGACTTTCTCGTGGATGAAGAGAACTTCACTTACGCGGAAATAACCTTAGACGGGCACACAATAATCAAGAAAGGGAAGATGGGAGAGTATTCAGTTTGCTTTAAGCTGAAAAGCAAGGAAAAATACTACTTAACCCTTTCAAAGGAAGAGGAATTTTATCCCGCAGAAGTTCAGTTAATTATAAACTTCCTTGAGGAATTAAGTACCGCAATAGACGCCATTACCGCTCACGAAAAACTTGAAAAAATAGAGTTCTTTGACAAACTCACGAGGTTGCCCACTCGTATCTTCTTCGTCAAAGCCCTTTCGGACAGGCTAAGTATAGCCGCTCAGGAGAGGAAAAAGGTCGTTGTAGTAGTTCTGGATATAGACAACTTTACAGCCATAAATACGCTCTACGGCACGGAGGTCGGGGATAAAGTCCTCATAGAGGTTGCGGACAGCCTAAGGGACAGCGTTCGGATAGGCGACATACTCGCAAGACTTGGAGCAGATACCTTCGGAGTTGCCCTGACGTGTGCAGATGTTCCCGTTGCGGTAAACAGCTTTCTCGCAAGGCTGAATAAACTTTTCAGTAAACCCGTCATAGTAAACGGCAAGGAAATCCAGGTGACTTTTTCCATAGGTATTTCCGTATTTCCGGACGACGGGAACGAAGCCGAAAAACTCCTCGGTTATGCTCTTCAGGCTATGTTTGAAGCCAAAAAACTCGGAGGTAATAGAGTCGTTTACTACAGCAGTAAAGAATTTCCGAAAATAGAAGAAATCATTACGAAGAAAAAGGAACTACTCGAAGCCATTAAAAAAGATGAATTTATCCTGTTTTACCAGCCCAAAATAGATTTAAAAGAGAAAAAAATAGTGGGATGCGAGGCACTCATTCGCTGGAAAAAGGGAGATAAACTCGTACCTCCTTACGAATTCATACCACTGCTGGAAGAAACAGGACTCATGAACGAGGTGGGGCTAATCGTTCTTGAAAAAGCCTGCAGGCAGTTAAAAGAATGGCATAAAAAGGGAATAGAGATTGAAATAGCCATAAACATATCCCCGGCGCAATTTCGCTCCGGTGAGTTCTTACAGAGTTTCTTGAAGGATCTTGAGGGTTACACAGAACTCCTTTACTACTTGGGTGTGGAAGTTACGGAAACAGCTCTGGTGGAAAACGTTTCGGTTGCAACGCTATTTTTAAAATCCCTATCAGAACTGGGTATAAGGGTTTACATAGATGATTTCGGGACGGGTTACTCATCTATACTCCACTTAAAACAGCTACCCGTTTCAGCCCTGAAGATAGATGTTGAGTTTGTTAAAGACATGGACGTGAACGAAAGGGATTACGAGATAGTAAAGGGAGTTATAAACCTCGCCCACTCCTTGGGACTGAAGACAGTTGCCGAGGGTGTGGAAAAGGAAATTCACGAGAAGATGCTCATGGAACTCAGTTGCGATTACGCACAGGGGTATTACTACTCTCCTCCATTGCCTCCTGAGGAATTCGAGGAGTTCTTCAGGAAGTTCAACGGGTTAAAATAA
- the metK gene encoding methionine adenosyltransferase has translation MYNLRMAESVTEGHPDKIADQLADALLDEFIKKDPYSKVSLEIMVTTGLVMVGGELTTESYVDIPRVVRSVIKDIGYTRPELGFDADTCAVVQSIDEQSPEIALGISSEGAGDTAIVVGYATKEAPNLMPWPITIAHKITKRISEYRKIGKFPFLRPDGKVLVAMIYEDGKPSYVQSIVAYVHHDPDVSINHLRELIIEEIIKKEIPEEFLTEKTSIKVNPTGRFVIGGPVADTGLTGRKIVSDAYGDIGLSGGSAFSGKDPTKTDRSGSYLARMIAKHVVAGGWAERCLVQIGYAFGLTEPVAFDIETFGTEKISKEILEDAVKKVFPLRPAEIIEFLDLRKPIYRQTSVYGHFGKENLPWEKLTKLEELKELLD, from the coding sequence ATGTACAACCTCAGAATGGCTGAATCCGTAACGGAAGGCCACCCGGACAAAATAGCGGATCAACTCGCTGATGCACTCCTTGACGAGTTCATAAAGAAGGATCCTTACAGCAAAGTCTCCTTAGAGATTATGGTAACCACAGGACTCGTTATGGTAGGAGGGGAGCTCACCACGGAAAGCTACGTGGACATCCCAAGAGTTGTGAGAAGCGTTATTAAGGATATCGGATACACGAGACCCGAACTCGGTTTTGATGCGGACACCTGCGCTGTAGTTCAGTCCATAGACGAGCAGAGTCCCGAAATTGCTTTAGGTATTTCCTCGGAGGGTGCGGGAGACACCGCGATAGTTGTGGGCTACGCCACGAAGGAAGCTCCTAACCTCATGCCCTGGCCCATAACAATAGCCCACAAGATCACAAAGAGGATATCCGAGTACAGGAAGATAGGAAAGTTTCCCTTCCTGAGGCCAGACGGAAAGGTTCTCGTGGCTATGATTTACGAGGACGGGAAGCCCTCTTACGTTCAGAGCATAGTTGCCTACGTCCACCACGACCCCGACGTTTCCATAAATCACCTGAGGGAACTAATAATTGAAGAAATTATTAAAAAGGAAATTCCTGAGGAGTTCTTGACGGAAAAAACGAGCATAAAGGTAAACCCCACAGGCAGGTTCGTAATTGGTGGACCCGTTGCGGACACGGGACTCACAGGAAGGAAGATAGTTTCCGACGCATACGGAGATATAGGACTCTCCGGCGGTAGTGCCTTTTCAGGCAAGGACCCGACGAAGACAGATCGTTCAGGTTCTTACCTTGCGAGGATGATAGCGAAACACGTTGTTGCCGGTGGATGGGCAGAGAGGTGTTTGGTTCAGATAGGGTACGCCTTCGGACTTACCGAACCCGTTGCTTTTGACATAGAAACCTTCGGAACGGAGAAGATAAGCAAAGAAATACTGGAAGACGCTGTAAAGAAGGTATTTCCATTAAGACCAGCGGAAATAATAGAGTTCCTTGACCTCAGGAAACCCATATACAGGCAAACATCCGTTTACGGACACTTCGGAAAGGAAAACCTCCCATGGGAAAAGTTAACGAAGCTTGAGGAGCTGAAGGAGTTACTCGATTAA
- a CDS encoding chorismate-binding protein: MKLILAGTWLGKGGFFEGILKSMHFLSSIQDIKKFTPPFFLLVPYTLSTQTLELEIKNEGEKIILAELVGFKPYNPKKSSGVELKLKGAILSDEEYKERIKKIKKYIEKGDVYQINLTNRFEFELKGSSEELFFNFYEAQPVPFAFYLELEDFYVISGSMELFLEKKGNVIRSKPIKGTAKEEKTLLLSEKERAENLMITDMMRNDIGRIARTGSVEVEELFKVEKYRTLYHMHSTVKGITDKSLSEILSSTFPPASVTGAPKRRAVEIIDELEPFSRSYYCGSGGLVFSEEDFTLSVLIRTAIGRGDRLYYYAGCGIVWDSVEERETEEMHLKVEAFKRAGSLVFQR; this comes from the coding sequence ATGAAGTTAATCCTTGCGGGCACGTGGCTGGGAAAAGGGGGCTTTTTTGAAGGGATTTTAAAAAGTATGCACTTTCTTTCTTCTATACAGGATATAAAAAAGTTTACTCCACCCTTCTTTCTCTTAGTTCCCTACACTTTATCCACCCAAACCCTTGAGCTTGAAATTAAGAACGAAGGAGAGAAGATAATTCTCGCAGAGCTCGTAGGATTCAAACCTTACAATCCAAAGAAGAGTAGTGGTGTAGAATTAAAATTAAAAGGAGCAATTCTGAGCGACGAAGAGTATAAAGAGAGGATAAAAAAGATTAAAAAGTACATAGAAAAAGGGGACGTTTACCAGATAAATTTAACAAACAGGTTTGAGTTTGAACTGAAGGGCTCTTCCGAAGAACTATTTTTCAATTTCTATGAAGCCCAGCCAGTTCCTTTTGCCTTTTACCTAGAGCTTGAAGATTTTTACGTTATCAGCGGTTCTATGGAGCTATTTTTAGAAAAGAAGGGAAATGTTATAAGGAGCAAACCCATAAAGGGAACGGCAAAAGAAGAAAAAACACTGCTTCTGAGTGAAAAAGAGAGGGCAGAAAACCTGATGATTACGGACATGATGAGGAACGACATAGGAAGAATAGCAAGAACAGGGAGTGTTGAAGTGGAAGAACTCTTTAAAGTGGAAAAATACAGAACGCTCTACCACATGCACTCAACCGTGAAAGGAATAACGGATAAGAGCTTAAGTGAGATACTTTCAAGCACCTTTCCGCCCGCTTCCGTGACGGGTGCTCCAAAAAGAAGGGCGGTTGAGATAATAGACGAGCTGGAACCCTTTTCAAGGTCCTACTACTGCGGTTCGGGAGGTTTAGTTTTTTCTGAAGAGGACTTTACACTTTCAGTTCTCATAAGAACGGCAATAGGACGAGGCGACAGGCTTTATTACTACGCAGGATGCGGTATAGTGTGGGACTCGGTAGAGGAAAGGGAAACGGAGGAGATGCATCTCAAAGTTGAGGCTTTCAAGAGGGCTGGAAGCTTAGTTTTTCAGAGGTAG
- a CDS encoding ATP phosphoribosyltransferase regulatory subunit translates to MKTSLISGERFYSLEESNLVKEIFKKAVKIFEAFGYDYINLSHFEPYEFQELTFGEGSKEAITFKDSYTKESFGLRLDFTTQVVRTISHLRNVKLPERVYYFGKVFSLDRRGFEKLQTGVELIGEKSILADFEVIQVLTEFLKSLGLKDLKVILSHAGIVRKVADEREELLRAFSERNLEALKEVLGNDIKFFVEVSKNPEVLNFLEKYDLEKEKEELLELGKLLEEFGIDYAYDLGEVRNFPYYTGVIFEIYELKSGKALAGGGRYDNLSKIYGKEYPATGGAVYLERLLDILPKNVEKKDYFVIDKTKKRLGLKLADVLREKGKKVGMEIVKERGLEHSLIYAFDKGFKEVLLVEDEIVKVYTTPKDYVVMKIREFLDLIE, encoded by the coding sequence ATGAAAACATCCCTGATTTCCGGAGAAAGATTTTACAGCTTAGAGGAATCCAACCTCGTGAAAGAGATATTCAAAAAAGCAGTAAAAATTTTTGAAGCTTTCGGATACGATTACATAAACCTTTCTCACTTTGAACCTTACGAATTTCAGGAACTCACTTTTGGGGAAGGTTCAAAGGAAGCGATAACCTTCAAGGACAGCTACACGAAGGAAAGTTTCGGTCTCAGGCTCGACTTTACCACACAGGTGGTGAGGACTATATCCCACCTCAGGAACGTAAAACTCCCCGAGAGAGTTTACTACTTCGGCAAAGTTTTTTCCTTGGACAGGAGGGGGTTTGAGAAGCTCCAGACCGGCGTTGAGCTTATTGGTGAAAAAAGTATACTCGCGGATTTTGAGGTAATTCAGGTACTCACCGAGTTCTTGAAATCTTTGGGACTTAAAGACTTAAAAGTGATACTCAGCCACGCGGGAATAGTGAGAAAGGTAGCCGATGAAAGGGAAGAACTCCTGAGGGCCTTTTCAGAAAGGAACTTGGAAGCTTTAAAGGAAGTTCTCGGAAACGACATAAAGTTCTTCGTGGAAGTTTCTAAAAATCCAGAGGTTCTAAACTTTCTGGAAAAGTACGATCTTGAAAAAGAAAAAGAAGAACTCCTAGAGCTCGGGAAACTGCTTGAGGAGTTCGGCATAGATTACGCCTACGACCTCGGAGAGGTAAGGAACTTCCCTTACTACACGGGAGTTATCTTTGAAATTTACGAACTGAAGAGCGGAAAGGCGTTAGCGGGAGGAGGAAGGTACGATAACCTATCAAAGATTTACGGAAAGGAATACCCGGCAACCGGCGGAGCTGTTTACTTGGAGAGACTCCTTGACATACTTCCCAAAAACGTGGAAAAGAAGGATTACTTCGTGATAGACAAAACGAAAAAGCGTCTAGGGCTGAAGCTTGCGGATGTCCTAAGGGAAAAGGGAAAAAAAGTAGGAATGGAAATAGTAAAGGAAAGGGGACTGGAGCATTCCCTGATTTACGCCTTTGATAAGGGTTTTAAGGAAGTACTCCTCGTGGAAGATGAAATAGTTAAGGTTTACACAACTCCGAAGGATTACGTGGTAATGAAAATAAGAGAATTTCTTGATTTAATCGAGTAA
- a CDS encoding CsgG/HfaB family protein, which produces MFPLLVISVIFLIFSCGPVAQQASTQTTQGEYAKDIRQREPELPKCDRPIGTIVARGFKCKAAQCAGDRIVFGPNYTVEVSPKVLGDGLSDMLVTALVKTGCFRVLERETLQEIKEELEMLGVQPKKALKGADFLLTGSITALEMKASGMGGGGVVVPLPFLGGVGVKAGKSSAHIALDLRLVRVRDAEVLLAETVEGKSDRWKFGVGGGGIFGTTIAGGWFEAFKNTPMEEATRDLIYHAVKLIVAQVRDLPPEKGSVSEEKTEAKQEQTAGIIKRPSRTPVHGDKILWEEDFSTCRVKPTSLKILKGSVECVEMNGKKWVADVGGGAVLRKYVNNFNPEKDWTLEYTFYKKQGKGMYAVAVEVSIGRETSAVNVKHVRNETYLGGQRLKDKDMEGKVHTVHVVKKGNTVSVFMDGKLLGEREFSPITFKRLKRYVYIKLYAGDIDGGDYAFITDIKLSSF; this is translated from the coding sequence ATGTTCCCTCTTCTAGTCATTTCAGTGATTTTTTTAATTTTCAGTTGCGGACCAGTAGCTCAACAGGCTTCCACTCAAACCACGCAGGGCGAATACGCAAAAGACATCAGGCAAAGGGAACCAGAACTCCCGAAGTGTGACAGACCGATAGGTACGATAGTCGCAAGAGGCTTTAAGTGTAAAGCGGCACAGTGTGCGGGAGATAGGATAGTTTTTGGTCCGAACTACACCGTTGAAGTTTCTCCGAAAGTTCTTGGTGATGGTCTCTCTGATATGCTGGTTACCGCCCTCGTGAAAACAGGGTGTTTCAGGGTTCTTGAGAGAGAGACCCTGCAGGAAATAAAGGAAGAACTCGAAATGCTGGGTGTACAGCCTAAAAAGGCATTAAAAGGTGCAGACTTCCTGCTCACAGGTTCTATAACTGCTCTGGAGATGAAAGCCTCAGGAATGGGCGGGGGAGGTGTTGTTGTACCGTTGCCGTTCTTAGGCGGAGTAGGTGTAAAGGCTGGCAAGAGCAGTGCTCACATAGCCCTAGACCTTAGACTTGTACGCGTAAGAGATGCGGAAGTTTTACTCGCCGAGACGGTAGAAGGTAAGTCCGATAGGTGGAAGTTCGGAGTAGGAGGCGGTGGAATATTCGGTACAACTATAGCGGGCGGATGGTTTGAAGCTTTTAAAAATACACCTATGGAAGAAGCAACGAGAGACCTCATATACCATGCAGTTAAGTTAATAGTCGCTCAGGTGAGGGACCTCCCTCCCGAGAAGGGGAGCGTAAGTGAGGAAAAAACAGAAGCAAAACAAGAACAGACAGCCGGGATAATTAAGAGACCTTCCAGAACTCCTGTTCACGGGGATAAAATCCTGTGGGAAGAAGACTTCAGCACGTGCAGGGTAAAACCTACCTCTCTCAAAATCCTTAAGGGAAGTGTTGAATGCGTGGAAATGAACGGCAAGAAGTGGGTAGCCGACGTAGGAGGTGGGGCAGTTCTTCGCAAGTACGTCAATAACTTCAATCCCGAGAAGGACTGGACTCTTGAGTACACGTTCTATAAAAAACAGGGGAAAGGAATGTATGCGGTAGCCGTTGAAGTTTCCATCGGTCGGGAAACCTCCGCAGTAAACGTAAAACACGTCAGGAATGAAACCTACTTGGGAGGTCAAAGGTTAAAGGATAAGGATATGGAGGGTAAGGTACACACGGTTCACGTAGTGAAGAAGGGAAATACAGTATCCGTTTTTATGGATGGAAAGTTACTGGGTGAAAGGGAATTTTCACCGATAACCTTCAAACGTCTGAAGAGATATGTTTACATAAAACTGTACGCTGGAGATATTGACGGAGGAGATTACGCCTTTATAACGGACATAAAGCTTTCCTCCTTTTAA
- a CDS encoding aspartate kinase, giving the protein MKILVQKFGGTSVGTLERIELCAKRVIKALEKGYKPVVVSSAMAGETDSLIELAKKVHPRPPEREMDTLLAVGEQKAIALFAMTLNKLGYPAVSLCGWQVPIITDNVHTKARIRKIGISRLLSLIEEGYIPVVAGFQGVTEDWEITTLGRGGSDTTAVALAAALKADCEINTDVPGVFTADPRIVPNAKKIKKISYEEMLELASLGAKVMQIRSVEFAAKYNVRIHVRSTFSEEEGTWIVPEDEVMEKVAVRGITVDTKETRFTVVRVPDKPGIAAEIFKALGDAHIVVDMIVQNVSHEGYTDMSFTVNKTDADKAEEIVKKIAQKIGAKEVVRDDKVAKISIVGIGMKSAYGVAGRMFDILARNGINIKAISTSEIKISCLIDEKYAELAVRALHEEFIEEMEEFETINGKNKE; this is encoded by the coding sequence ATGAAAATACTCGTTCAGAAGTTCGGCGGAACCTCCGTGGGAACCCTAGAGAGGATAGAACTTTGTGCAAAGAGAGTAATAAAAGCCCTTGAAAAGGGCTACAAACCCGTTGTTGTTTCTTCCGCAATGGCTGGAGAGACTGACTCTTTAATAGAACTCGCCAAAAAAGTACACCCAAGACCCCCGGAAAGGGAGATGGACACACTCCTTGCAGTGGGAGAACAAAAGGCTATAGCCCTCTTTGCTATGACTTTAAATAAACTCGGATACCCCGCGGTTAGCCTGTGCGGCTGGCAGGTTCCCATAATAACGGACAACGTTCACACAAAGGCAAGAATCAGAAAGATAGGTATAAGCAGACTTCTCAGCTTAATAGAGGAAGGATACATTCCCGTCGTTGCCGGATTTCAGGGAGTGACGGAAGACTGGGAAATAACGACCTTAGGGAGAGGTGGTTCCGACACGACAGCGGTAGCCCTCGCCGCAGCCCTTAAAGCGGACTGTGAGATAAACACGGACGTTCCTGGCGTATTTACCGCAGACCCGAGGATAGTCCCGAACGCAAAGAAGATAAAGAAAATTTCTTATGAAGAAATGCTGGAGCTCGCATCCCTTGGTGCTAAGGTTATGCAGATAAGGAGCGTTGAGTTTGCTGCGAAGTACAACGTCAGGATACACGTGAGGAGTACCTTCTCGGAGGAGGAGGGGACTTGGATAGTTCCGGAGGATGAAGTCATGGAAAAGGTAGCTGTAAGGGGAATTACCGTTGACACAAAAGAAACGAGGTTTACCGTTGTAAGGGTTCCCGACAAGCCGGGAATAGCCGCCGAAATTTTCAAAGCTCTCGGAGATGCCCACATAGTGGTTGACATGATTGTCCAGAACGTGTCCCACGAAGGTTACACGGATATGTCCTTCACGGTTAACAAAACGGACGCGGACAAGGCAGAAGAGATAGTCAAGAAGATAGCCCAGAAGATAGGGGCAAAGGAAGTTGTAAGGGACGACAAAGTAGCGAAAATCTCTATAGTTGGCATAGGGATGAAGAGCGCTTACGGCGTGGCGGGAAGGATGTTCGACATACTCGCCAGAAACGGTATAAACATAAAGGCTATATCCACATCCGAAATAAAGATATCCTGTCTCATAGACGAAAAGTACGCGGAGCTCGCCGTGAGGGCACTCCATGAGGAGTTCATAGAGGAAATGGAGGAATTTGAAACTATAAACGGGAAAAATAAAGAGTAG
- a CDS encoding iron-containing alcohol dehydrogenase, with protein MTVVNEYRPVEVFFGEGAVKKAGEVGRRFGFKALIVTGRKSTKESGALDKLINSLKQNQIEYVVFDEITPNPTDKQVNKGAEIAVNEKVDFIVGIGGGSVLDAAKAISIVSSNEGYAWDYVRYPEGSRLIPFLNRPVITIPTTAGTGSEVNRYSVLTNPMTKEKMVISHSLNYPKVALVDPELTYSMPPRLTALTGFDALMHALESLTNKRENFIAEEYSVKAIELIRKWLPVAFEEPENKEARRYMSYAAMLAGIAIDHLGVALIHAMEHPVSGHYPEVAHAEGLSALAPYITAFNYRGNPEKYALFARLMGEEEKPHKAVDALVKFIERFSLPKTLKELGVEKEKLPRLAEDVYMCARHSFAVNPVEVGMEEVEELYERAYEGRL; from the coding sequence ATGACTGTTGTAAATGAGTACAGACCCGTTGAAGTTTTCTTCGGCGAAGGAGCGGTAAAAAAAGCGGGAGAAGTAGGGAGACGCTTTGGCTTCAAAGCCCTGATAGTTACTGGAAGAAAAAGCACAAAGGAAAGCGGTGCACTGGATAAATTGATAAACTCCTTAAAACAAAATCAAATAGAGTACGTGGTATTTGACGAGATAACTCCCAACCCGACGGACAAACAGGTAAACAAAGGTGCAGAGATAGCCGTAAACGAAAAAGTGGACTTTATCGTAGGTATCGGAGGAGGAAGTGTCTTGGACGCCGCGAAAGCAATTTCCATAGTATCTTCCAACGAAGGTTACGCCTGGGATTACGTAAGGTATCCGGAAGGGAGCAGGCTGATTCCCTTTCTGAACAGACCCGTGATAACGATACCGACAACGGCGGGAACGGGAAGCGAGGTAAACAGGTATTCCGTACTCACAAACCCGATGACAAAAGAAAAAATGGTAATTTCCCACAGCCTGAACTACCCGAAGGTTGCACTCGTGGACCCGGAGCTAACTTATAGTATGCCTCCTAGACTCACCGCCCTCACAGGCTTTGATGCCCTGATGCACGCCCTTGAGAGTTTGACGAATAAAAGAGAAAACTTCATAGCTGAAGAGTACTCGGTAAAGGCGATAGAGCTTATAAGGAAGTGGCTTCCCGTAGCCTTTGAAGAGCCAGAAAATAAAGAAGCAAGGCGGTACATGAGTTACGCAGCTATGCTTGCGGGGATAGCTATAGACCACCTCGGAGTTGCCCTCATACACGCAATGGAACACCCCGTTTCGGGACACTACCCCGAGGTGGCACATGCGGAAGGACTTTCGGCGCTCGCTCCTTACATAACCGCCTTTAATTACAGAGGAAACCCTGAGAAGTACGCCCTCTTTGCAAGACTGATGGGAGAAGAAGAAAAACCTCACAAAGCGGTGGACGCTCTCGTTAAGTTCATAGAAAGGTTTTCTCTCCCAAAAACCCTGAAGGAGCTTGGAGTAGAAAAGGAAAAACTCCCGAGACTTGCCGAAGACGTTTACATGTGCGCAAGGCACTCCTTTGCCGTTAACCCTGTAGAAGTAGGTATGGAAGAAGTAGAGGAACTCTACGAAAGGGCTTACGAAGGAAGATTATGA